The following nucleotide sequence is from Cryptococcus neoformans var. grubii H99 chromosome 5, complete sequence.
CCAAGGATAGCAGAACCAAATATAGCCCCGATGGTGGTACCTGCTGTGATGATCTCTTGCTGTGAAGAGTTGAGTGCGCTACCACCAAGGTCGGTTCCCACCAAAGGCAATGCAACACCAACTACGCCGGTGTCATAGCCGAACAGGAAACCAGCGATGGCCGACTATTAGGAGTCAATTAATGTCCCTTTTATAGTAAAAAAGGGATGATACACATACAGCAGAAATTAGAAAGCAAAGATACCATGTTACTTTatcttcaccttctacTCGCACAAGGTTTTCATCCTATGGGATAGGTGTCAACACCTGTTTTACGCGACTATGCAAAAAATAATCTCACAATCAAATGACCACCAAAGCCAGAGGGGCTAGGCGGTTCTTGCGAGCCGTTGTTATTTTCGGGTCTCCCAATGTGATCAATACCCTTGTTTTCTAGAAAGCTATCATCACGATTCTCAATGTGAGTTGCGCTCATTATAAAACGCTTATGCAGACTTTGCTAGTCGAAAATTTAGTCAGTCGAAAGTTAAATCAATGTTTCAAGTGGGAGGCGAACAGTCGTTGTATATCATGCAGAACGAAGGGTTCCATGTGTCTTTCCTCACCGGTTATATATTACTATTGCCCAGGATCTTACCCTAATGAGACCTTCAGGCGGCAGATGACAAGACAATCTTCAATAATCTTGGACGTCGCTGGTCGATTGCATTGATGACAGAGATACAACATTTGTCCATCAGTGACGCATTTCTGGGATCCCGCAAACCCCGACGACCGGTTTTGAACTTCAGTAAAGTTTGTATGTCTTCGGTCCGGGTGTTTATGTGACAGAGATATTTAATGAGCTTTTTGGCTAAAAACAGAGCCCATCCCTGGACCGCGGAATTTTTAGGCTTTTCGAGGGGCTTTTAGCATAGCAGCAGGCGAGTAGTAGGCGACCATGTAGAAATGAAAATGCCGCCGGCAGCTGGGCTTGCGTGACTGGCGAAAGCCGCAAAGGTTCCTGAAGTTTCGGGAGgacctcttcttttcaaatCCAATCTTTTACTCAAGCTCAAAATTTATCGTGCTGATCGGGGAATTCGGGCCACAATTCTCGGATGGCGGATTTTCTATATAGCGGTATTCACATGTTCTTAAGATGTTCTTGCCCATCTGTATGGAACCCACTTACGGGTCATAATGGACATGCAGCGTTCTTATTGATCATAattcctctttcccaaGACATCCCCCTTCTTGATCGACGGGGAGACTCGTCCATGCTTGGCTGTTGAAGAACCGAAGAGTGCCGAGGAAATAAGCCGCGTTATATGAATGACTGACGAAGTCAGAGGACCTGGCCCCATTATTGTACCGGACCTGGCGGTTAACGAGTGACTCATATAGGCGTGGTAAAACCGGTTACAGGCCGAGATACTATACAGGTAATCCGTATACGTTTATTCGATGTGATGTGTCACGGGCGCCACGTCAGTCAGCGCAGCTGCCCGGCCCTCAACTCGGATGGTGTAGAACTTGACGAATGAAAATGAAGGATTCACGCCTAGCAGAGCCGGACGGAAGAACTACCAGGCTGACGGAACAGGGGCTGCACTtagaggaaggaatagCCAGGGCCTGAAAGAGTGGAGCTGGACCAAGGGCTGACTGAAGCGActtgaaagggaagaatgcTCGGAGGCAAAGTAGTGAGAAAGAACAACAGTATCGATTTTCTGGGGACTATGGAACTACGAAAAACTATCTTCTTATGTaccctcctttccttctgcttactcatctctctcggGATAAAGATGTTGCTAAGTCGTGGCGGGGACTGGACTGTCGGGCCGGAGGGAAATGAACACCAACCAAGtgttgggaagaagaggagtaTGCTGACCAGgcggaagaaagaagaggcaagccCGCCGAAGATGTTTGTTGGTTTTCGCAAGAGTCGGACGGTAACTCGTAGTCGTCTCAGGTGGAGGTTTGTTTGGTTACATTCGGGGTCAAAGGCGGAATGGCAGCCCGTTCCCCTGTTGTAGACGCCGGAGAGTGCAACTCTTGCATAACATCGTGACGTGATGCTTGCTGACAGTTGCCTCTACTGTCAACCTATCCCTTACGCCTGCGTTGGCTTTGGTTTATAAGTGTAGCGGCACCACTGTCCTCGTAGAGGCCGGAAAGCACCTCAAGCTACAATAGTTTCGTTGTCCTGACAATCCACTTTGCTATCTGGTAACAGAGCCTTCCGATATTCTTTTCTAAAGAACGATCTGTTCTTTAACGATGAGATGCGGATGGGTGAACCTTCCTTGAGTGGCAGTGGTCTGCGAATAGCTGTCTTTGCTTTCTTCTGTTGTGGCTGTCGTTAagatgaggttgagaatCGGGAGGGTTTGATAGAGAATGGTAGCCTAGAGTGATATATTATTTACAATGGTGGATAGCGAAATTTGCTGGAGTATGGCAGTTGGGAACGAAGATAACTTATGTGTGAGCGGGCAGTTCACTAATGGCTTTGCAAGTTTGCATCAGACACACCCCATCGTTGTATAAATCTTCGTATGAATCAAATATGCAAGCCCCAATATTTAGCCAACGCGTAAGGGTTGATTACCTTGGGGTAACGTTATCGTCCGCAAAGACTGCTTTGCCATGGGAATGAACTCAACTTTGTAAACATTGGGCAAAAGTCACATCCTACATTGTTGTTTGTAACCGGTTAACTATTCTGGGCTTTCACTTTGGTGGTCATCAGCAATTATTGATGGATGAAATTATCCGTTTTATCTTCGCAATCATCATATTTGTATTCAAATTTTGATAATAAAGCAATTTGCCCCCAAATATGGACAGAGACCGAGTTGAATCTTCTGTTCATATACGTTGCATAATCGTACTTAATAAAATTGACTTGATCAAAGCGCGTCTCATTTGTTCTATTCCTTCAATGGTGATCATGACATGAACGTCCAAGGTCCGTTTACTTGATCAATTGCTTCACCTTGAGAGCGATGTCAGAGCTACCAAGGTTTTGATGACCGATTTGTTCGCCAAGGCCTCcacatccttctttgctGGTTCCGCTGTAATGGTTCAAAGCGATCAGCAGGAGTTACTTGAATTCGACACTCTTAACTCACATGTGGTTGTACCTTGGTCTCAAATCTCGTTCGAGAAGCCAAGTACCGAACTGTACTTGTCGTTAGTATATTTTATCAACGTGCAATGCGACACTTGTAATTCAGCTTACCTTGCTTCCCAAACCGGTCTTCCTGTTCAAACTTTCGGCGACGAAGACGAACTCAGTTGAACCAATTTCCTTGATTATATCTTCGTCCACTACGTTGAGTGTCGATTTGTTGATCAAACCAATATCCAAACCCTCTTTTCTCAAACGATCAACGGCGTCGAGTGCTCTGTATAAGATCTCTCCATAAGCTACAACATAGCCTCTGGTTCCTTTTCGAATAACTTCATCTTTGCCGGGAACGAATTTGTAGTCAGAGTCAAAGAATTTGGACCCGTCTTCCTTCAAAATCCATGGGACCTTGGATCGAGTGGAGAAGACGAATCGGAGACCTTTATCGTAGAAGACTCGGTCGATGATGCTACATAAATGTCAGCGATGGGTTTTGACACAAGAAACAATAGCGAAAGGTATGAGAGGGTgtgaaaaggaggaaagcaTAGGACAGCAAACTCCGTCACTTACGCATCCATTTGGGACTAAAGCTTAACAGTTAGCTTTTGCTCAATCAAATAACAGTCGTCGAGTGGTAACTCACGCAATCAGCGGGGAAATACAACCTGGTATCGTATCCATCTTCAAGACCGTTGTCAAGGAAGAATTGGTTGATCCCGAAGTGACTGAGATGGCCTATTAGCACGTGTATCACCAGGGATGACCCAATACTCACCATGTGTTATCAGCCATCTCGTCGACACCAGAGTGAGAGAAGTGAGTGAGAACGTTGGCAAAGTTGAGACGAGCCATGGTCAATTCGGAGATGATCATTTCAGAGAAAGCTGAAAAGGTACTGCGTGATCCTGTTAATTAACTTCTGGATGAATGAAATCCTCGTAACAAAACATGCCTGAAAACACCTTGTCTATCGGCGTTGAAAGCACCccaaccagcagcagctgaaAAGTTTCCACGTTCCATAATACCGCTGGACAAGAACACTCTGTAATGGGACGTAAACATGTGGGTATATTAGGCAGTCAAGGTGTCATGAACTCACTCGGGATGTTTCTTGTGAATCACACTCAAACCTGTAGAACCTTCCAAGTCAGAGTCGATGACCAACACCTTTGCCTTGTTCTGCTCTTTGCTACTTTTGTCGAGGACGGCGCTGACAGCTTCACCGAATTGAACTCGACAagctcctctctccttggTACTACCAGAGAGCAACTCAGCGTAATTGGAAGGTTGAATAGCGCGAAGGATAGCAGCGCATTTAGGGTGTCGAGCGTCAAGGTATTCGATGGCAGGCTCACTGAAAAGGAATATCTATCAGCATTGCTTTCACATTCAGGCCTTACAGACATATCACCTACACCTTGATGGCGTCGTGAGCGTGAGGACTTCCTTCAATACCCTTGATCTTAGGAGCCATAGGCCTGTGGGTGACTACGGCAGCTGGACCTTTGTGGTTCATGATCTCTACGATGGCAGAGTAAAGAGAGTCGAGGTCTTCACCGTTAGCTTCGACAACCTTGAGTCCATGACCCTCCAAAGTTTTGGCGACGCTGTATCCTTTGAGGTACTCAGATGGGTGACCGCTGGATGAATATTAGCGTACAGGCTCTTTACGAGGCTCAGAATATTAACCCCACTCACGCGATGGTCACATCATTGTCATCAACGAAGAGCTTCACGTTCAATCCTTGAGCCACAGCCAATCTTGCAGCTTCGGCGTCATCGCCTTCCTGTTGAGAACCATCTGACCCAAGCATGAATACggccttgttcttctcaGCCAAAGCCACACCGTTGGCCAAGGGCCACATGTGCCCTAATCGTCCTGAAGAGAACTTGACACCGGGAGTGAGACCGAGCTCAGGGTGGCCGGGGAGCTTGGAGTTAGCTTCTCGGTaatggagaagatgctCAACTGGAATGTGACCGTCAAGAACAGAGAGAAGGTACTGAGTCGCGACACGATGACCAGCCTCATCGAAGAGGATATCAACGTATTTCGACTTGTCCTGGtcggcaagaaggaaggagaggaggattACAACTTCGGGAATGGTGTCAAAGGCTCCACTAAACATAACTCAGTAATCTATATAAAACAGTACGAGGTTGTTCTACCATAAAGATCGCGGAGATGCTGACCAGACAAGAAATAAACACTCACCCGGTATGACCGGCCAGACCCCTTGCAGCACCCGTTgcggtgaagaagacaatCACATCACGCAGCAATGAAATGTTGGCGATCTAAATTCAGACAGAGATCAGTGTGTCACTCCAAAAAATTGTTGATGTGCCTATCAAACACTTACCAAACCATCTTTTTGCTCTTGTGAAagcttcttgtccttggtAGGGTCAAGAGGGAAAGGTTTATATTTTTTGAGGTCGATGGGGAACTTCTCGAAATCCCAGTCTTGGACTTTCTGCATGGGGAACATCAGCGGGGGGAATAATTCATACATAGTGTAAAATTCAATGACAACCGACCACGGATACTCACGTTGACAGACATTCTGGCTACTGTATGGTAATTCTCTTCCTATTTTTGAATACAACGTCGAATTATTTGATAGATAGATGATtaagaagaaagaggaaaagctGAACGTTATGTCGACTGACTGTGGGGAAGTAGGCTATCGGGAGCGGGATAGGATATGTAGTGTGGGTATCATGGAGGAAGTCGTAATGGAAGTGGGAGATTCAGTCATAGTAGTCAAAATACGTACGTCATTTGGTATCATATGACGGAGGTTCAAACGGATAAAGGTTCATATCCGTTCACCTTCGTTCGCTTCACGTAAGGGGTGCTCACGGCGCGATTTTTTTTAACCGATTTTTAGAAAAATCGACGATTTGGCTGTGAGTGCCCCAAGTGGAGTCCCAGGTGAAGTTAGGAATTTAGAACCGATTTCTGGACCTCGGTGTTAGATAAGTTTTCGTCTAAAAGCTATACAGCCCAATAGCGAAGGGGCTTAAATCTCCAGAAAGACATAAAAAGTTCCATGCATGACACCAAACAAAAACGATGTCGGGAGGTCAATTTTTTTCTATGGATTTTTTTTGTAATTAAGGTTATTAATAGAAATGACAGAACATCCATACTTAATTAAGCGAAAAAATCGATGATTTCTGGAAAAATCGCACTGTGAGCACTCCTATTCGCTTCGACGCTCCGTCCGCTTCACACCATCTGATAGAACTCCGATAATCAGCCTGATACCCACGTATGGGATGAGCAATAAATGAAATACATACATGTGTGCATATTTATAGATTCGACACCGAGGTCTCGATTCGGAGACCGATCGATGTCCAtcgaggggcttgtgtcAAGCCTAGCATATTTAGTAGTCCAACGTATCTGATACGTCTTAAGCCTCTTTTTCGTGTTCTGTGTCCATGCATTCATACAATAATCACCATATGCTCTATATGATAACGCTTGCATagatggagagatgaaTAGATATAGATACAGATATACAAACATACACTCACGGTATAATATTTAGTAATGTTATACGACCTCAGCAGAGACAGGCTCAAGTGTATCGTTCGTTttgatcttcttgatcaCTCTACCCGCATTACCTATGATCACTGACCTACTAGGTACATCTTTCGTCACAACGCTCGCTGCTCCCACAGTCACACGCTCACCAATGATAACCCCAGGGCACACAGTCACTCCAGCTCCCAGCCAACAGTCGTTCCCTATAGTCACGGGTTTCGCCCATTCTTTCCCCTTTAGACCATTTCTCTCTTCAGGACTGACGGGATGAGCAGGAGTGAGGATCTGGTCATTTGGGGCCTAGCATTGTACGTGAACCTATTTTGACTATAGTGTTGTGTCATTACAGGGTCAGATCATGTCTCTGTAAGGAAGTCGTGGAACAAATAAAAACTCATTAGGGCAGACATCAAGCAAGGTGCAATTCGCGCCAATAAACACCTCCTCACCAATGGTGATGTTAAATCCCTGAGATGTCAGCTCCACACACTTGATCTCCCATATATATAAAGTCTCTCATCGCCTTCATCCTAGGTTCCATATCGATTATTTGATTAATCTCCCAAACTTCCCTTGCTTGAGCATCTCGAATACGACTTATGCATGAATCCCATGAATGATACGGTCGCCCGGCGAGCATCTGTGAGAGCTCTTCCGGgttctcatcctctgttGATGGAAAGATTCGAGAATTGCTCTGATGAGGTAGAATCATTTTGATCAAGCATACTCCACCGATGATGAATGGGATAAATGTACTTCACATCCATTATGTGCGCTCTCGGATTCAGCTGCGGATGCGGGGAAAATGTGGGGTAGCGTCTGGTGAAAAAGTAGAAAATTATTACTTCCGATAGATTTGGAAAATTATGCATAAAAATacactttttcttttgttcttcgacgacgacgactcGTTCTCGGTCGTTCATCACTCGCATGCATTAAAATCCATTGATCACAATTCGGCTGCATACCATCTCTTACAACGTTCCCATTTGTTGAATTATTCCTGACATCTTGCATAGCTCATTTCATGCATTGTTCATGCATGCATACTGGCGGTTCATTCATGCTGTAAATTAAGTTTGTTATTTTCTATCCAAATATCGACTTGCCTTACATCGCATTTATACCTTTCGCTACAGATTTATTTCTCTACATGCTTGGCTTTGTTGAGTTCGAATCTGTACAGTCGTTGTTGAGCTATCGACGCTTCCTTTTCCGCATCTTGCGGTTGATGAGCTCAGACACTCAAGGGTACCTTGCGTTTTCAAACTCAGACGTTACATAAGAGAGCGTCGAAAGATCTTGAATAGCAGGCCCGCGCCATTATGGTAAATTGCAAAGCAGCTCCAACTGTTCCCAACATTCTGTCCAAGACGCTTCGCGTTCATTCTCAATCTCTCAAttgcatcatcattcatcgCTCTCGTCCATTCACTATATATTACTTTTTCATAGCGTATCTCGACTTTGAACTATCGGCCAGCAAAGACGACATGCTATGGGATGGAGGTGCCATTTCTAGAAGCCAAGAGGTGAGTTTTCCATTAGGCATCGATTCGCTGTTCATTCACTGACAATGTGAAACATTTTAGTACCCCATTCTGGACCGTTCCAGCGTCATAAAGCCACATCGAATCAACCGTATCTGTATCAAGTACTCTCAAAAGCATGGATGAAGAACTAGATGTAAACGAAGAGATCTGGACGTGAGTTTTGACGACCTGAATGTTGTACTGCACCTGCTGACGATGTATACCAATCTAGCTGGTCATCTGTCTGTGTACCATTGCCAATACTACTCGAGAGAATACATAGCCGCAGTTGGGAAGCTTCAAAACCTTGGATAGGGTGGCGGATTTATGCAATATGCAGATCGAAGTGAGTACAAGCAGCGTATACCAACTTTCTCTATCCATGTTGATATCATATCCCCATTTATTACCAGTTGCCTTTTATTTTTGCAGCGAATCAAAACGGATGCTGATGAAGCTTCGAAGCCTAGATCGAGGTTTTCGGTTGTGCATACCCCATCAACTGCGATTGTCTTTCTTGTTGTATCACGTTCGAAAGGCATTGAGATAGAAAAGTGGGCATACGGACCCAACTGAACAGTTGTATGGTGAGTCATATTATACAGCACTGCTGACATGTTGAAGCAGTCATGATTATCAAGCGTCTTTCCTTGCGCTTGGCTGTTTACTTTCCTCAAATCTATCGTTCCCTCTATTCACTATTACTCGGGACTCGACCATTAGCAATCCTCTTAGCTCTTCATCGACCTTCCCCCATacggcttcttctcctggcTTGTGTTTGATATTATCTCTCAGCCCAAGGAAATCAATGTCAAGCACGGTCAGACGTTGGTAAttaggaagaaggagatggctAAGTAGGTTGGGAGGGATCAAGGGATTCCATAAATGGAGTTAGGCGGTGATAAGATGCGTGAGCCCTTTGTTTTTCTTTACCATGGCTATTTTGAATTCAGTCAGCAAgcatttttcttttctgtgGAATGTCGTTACTCATTGACTAAGCGTCAAGAAGCATCAAAAATCAATTGAGGGGAAAGCGACAGCGATTGCCGTGGCTACGAGATAGGTGAGTGTATGTGAATTATGAGTAGGCATGCGGTGTCTGACAACTGGTGTCCGTCGGCCTCCTATCAAAGCAAAGATACCTTTTTTTGTCACGACGGAAATTCCGTCGGGCTATCAGTGGTATCTGAGAACTGGCAGCTGTCGGCCACACCACCAGAAGTTGGCTTTGTTTATTATGGCGATATAGAATTTCCATCGCTGTGATTGGATCAAATTGACATCAACCTTCATGCGCTATATACATCAACGGCGATCATCCCTCCGTCCGTGTCGACTGATCGGGAAACCAATCTCCAGCACAGCGTGAATCCAAATCCGGCATCATGCCCATGATTCTCTCCCCACACCTTAGATTCCGacgatttttttttccggttgttttctttccttcttaAGAGCTCCCGTCATCCTTACAGCACTCTTCGTATTCATCCGATGGAATCCAATTATCCGTAGCGAGTTTGGTGCGAATTCAGACTCAAGCCCTGCCGGCATAAAGCTCGGCAGCAAATGCCCGCTTCTCTCTCA
It contains:
- a CDS encoding transketolase — encoded protein: MSVNKVQDWDFEKFPIDLKKYKPFPLDPTKDKKLSQEQKDGLIANISLLRDVIVFFTATGAARGLAGHTGGAFDTIPEVVILLSFLLADQDKSKYVDILFDEAGHRVATQYLLSVLDGHIPVEHLLHYREANSKLPGHPELGLTPGVKFSSGRLGHMWPLANGVALAEKNKAVFMLGSDGSQQEGDDAEAARLAVAQGLNVKLFVDDNDVTIAGHPSEYLKGYSVAKTLEGHGLKVVEANGEDLDSLYSAIVEIMNHKGPAAVVTHRPMAPKIKGIEGSPHAHDAIKVEPAIEYLDARHPKCAAILRAIQPSNYAELLSGSTKERGACRVQFGEAVSAVLDKSSKEQNKAKVLVIDSDLEGSTGLSVIHKKHPEVFLSSGIMERGNFSAAAGWGAFNADRQGVFSTFSAFSEMIISELTMARLNFANVLTHFSHSGVDEMADNTCHFGINQFFLDNGLEDGYDTRLYFPADCSQMDAIIDRVFYDKGLRFVFSTRSKVPWILKEDGSKFFDSDYKFVPGKDEVIRKGTRGYVVAYGEILYRALDAVDRLRKEGLDIGLINKSTLNVVDEDIIKEIGSTEFVFVAESLNRKTGLGSKFGTWLLERDLRPRYNHIGTSKEGCGGLGEQIGHQNLGSSDIALKVKQLIK
- a CDS encoding transketolase, variant encodes the protein MSVNKVQDWDFEKFPIDLKKYKPFPLDPTKDKKLSQEQKDGLIANISLLRDVIVFFTATGAARGLAGHTGGAFDTIPEVVILLSFLLADQDKSKYVDILFDEAGHRVATQYLLSVLDGHIPVEHLLHYREANSKLPGHPELGLTPGVKFSSGRLGHMWPLANGVALAEKNKAVFMLGSDGSQQEGDDAEAARLAVAQGLNVKLFVDDNDVTIAGHPSEYLKGYSVAKTLEGHGLKVVEANGEDLDSLYSAIVEIMNHKGPAAVVTHRPMAPKIKGIEGSPHAHDAIKVEPAIEYLDARHPKCAAILRAIQPSNYAELLSGSTKERGACRVQFGEAVSAVLDKSSKEQNKAKVLVIDSDLEGSTGLSVIHKKHPEVFLSSGIMERGNFSAAAGWGAFNADRQGVFSTFSAFSEMIISELTMARLNFANVLTHFSHSGVDEMADNTCHFGINQFFLDNGLEDGYDTRLYFPADCSQMDA
- a CDS encoding maltose O-acetyltransferase is translated as MILPHQSNSRIFPSTEDENPEELSQMLAGRPYHSWDSCISRIRDAQAREVWEINQIIDMEPRMKAMRDFIYMGDQAPNDQILTPAHPVSPEERNGLKGKEWAKPVTIGNDCWLGAGVTVCPGVIIGERVTVGAASVVTKDVPSRLDTSPSMDIDRSPNRDLGVESINMHTYGVKRTERRSE